A single genomic interval of Streptomyces sp. 1222.5 harbors:
- the htpG gene encoding molecular chaperone HtpG — MPTETFEFQVEARQLLQLMIHSVYSNKDVFLRELVSNASDALDKLRLEKLRHDTLDADISDLHIEIGIDQDARTLTVRDNGIGMSYDEVGQLIGTIAHSGTAQFLQELREAKEEAEEGLIGQFGVGFYSGFMVADEMTLLTRRAGEGEGTRWTSRGEGTYTLETVADAPQGTSVTLHLKPADPDNQLHDYTSAFKVREIIKRYSDFITWPIRMAPETPAAESDDDGKGDRAPALETLNSMKALWARSRDEVSEEEYHELYKHVGHDWRDPLETIRLQAEGTFEYQALLFLPAHAPFDLFTRDYKRGLQLYVRRVLIMEDCEALLPPYLRFVKGVVDAADLSLNVSREILQQDRHIEMMRRRLTKKVLSTVKDMMAKDPDHYATLWREFGTVLKEGLVTDSENRDALLAVASFASTHHDTEQTTLKQYVERMKEGQDAIYYLTGESRQSIEASPHMEAFRDRGIEVLLLTDPVDEVWADAVGEYEGKKLRSVAKGQIDLDTRGGDTSDEEQKKRDEEYAALLGWMTQELGEDIKEVRLSSRLTVSPACMVSDNGDLTPALENMYRAMGQEVPRTKRILELNPHHQLVQALNQAYNERKDHAELGETAEVLHGLAVLAEGGQPKDPARFVKLTADRLERAL, encoded by the coding sequence ATGCCGACCGAGACCTTCGAGTTCCAGGTCGAGGCCCGTCAGCTGCTCCAGCTGATGATCCACTCCGTCTACTCGAACAAGGACGTCTTCCTCCGCGAACTTGTCTCCAACGCCTCCGACGCACTCGACAAACTGCGCCTGGAGAAGCTGCGTCACGACACGCTCGACGCCGACATTTCCGACCTGCACATCGAGATCGGCATCGACCAGGACGCCCGCACCCTCACGGTGCGGGACAACGGCATCGGCATGTCCTACGACGAGGTCGGGCAGCTGATCGGCACGATCGCCCACTCCGGCACCGCCCAGTTCCTCCAAGAGTTGCGCGAGGCCAAGGAAGAGGCAGAGGAAGGGCTCATCGGCCAGTTCGGCGTCGGCTTCTACTCCGGCTTCATGGTGGCCGACGAGATGACCCTGCTGACACGACGCGCCGGGGAAGGGGAAGGCACCCGCTGGACCTCCCGCGGTGAGGGCACCTACACCCTGGAGACGGTCGCTGACGCGCCGCAAGGCACCTCGGTCACCTTGCACCTCAAGCCGGCCGACCCCGACAACCAACTCCACGACTACACGTCGGCGTTCAAGGTCCGGGAGATCATCAAGCGGTACTCGGACTTCATCACCTGGCCCATCCGCATGGCACCCGAAACTCCGGCCGCCGAAAGCGATGACGACGGCAAGGGCGACAGGGCACCGGCGCTCGAGACGTTGAACTCCATGAAGGCGCTGTGGGCGCGGTCCCGCGACGAGGTGTCCGAGGAGGAGTACCACGAGCTGTACAAGCACGTCGGCCACGACTGGCGTGACCCGCTGGAGACGATCCGGCTCCAGGCGGAGGGCACCTTCGAGTACCAGGCCCTGCTGTTCCTGCCGGCCCATGCCCCCTTCGACCTGTTCACCCGTGACTACAAGCGCGGCCTGCAGCTCTATGTCAGGCGGGTCCTCATCATGGAGGACTGCGAAGCACTGCTGCCGCCGTACCTGCGCTTCGTCAAGGGGGTCGTCGACGCGGCAGATCTGTCGCTCAACGTCTCCCGGGAGATCCTCCAGCAGGACCGCCACATCGAAATGATGCGCCGTCGCCTGACGAAAAAGGTCCTCTCCACGGTCAAGGACATGATGGCCAAGGACCCCGACCACTACGCCACTCTCTGGCGGGAGTTCGGCACGGTCCTCAAGGAAGGGCTCGTCACCGATTCCGAAAACCGTGACGCCCTCCTCGCCGTCGCATCGTTCGCCAGCACGCACCACGACACCGAGCAGACGACCCTCAAGCAGTACGTGGAACGGATGAAGGAGGGGCAGGACGCCATCTACTACCTGACCGGGGAGTCCCGGCAGAGCATCGAAGCCTCCCCGCACATGGAGGCGTTCAGGGACCGCGGCATCGAGGTCCTACTGCTGACCGACCCGGTCGACGAGGTCTGGGCCGACGCGGTCGGCGAGTACGAGGGCAAGAAGCTGCGCTCCGTCGCCAAGGGCCAGATCGACCTCGACACCCGGGGCGGCGACACCTCCGACGAGGAGCAGAAGAAGCGGGACGAGGAGTACGCAGCACTCCTCGGATGGATGACGCAGGAGCTGGGCGAGGACATCAAGGAGGTACGCCTGTCTTCGCGGCTGACCGTCTCCCCCGCGTGCATGGTCTCGGACAACGGCGATCTGACCCCGGCTCTGGAGAACATGTACCGCGCCATGGGGCAGGAAGTACCCCGCACCAAGCGGATCCTGGAACTCAACCCCCACCACCAGCTGGTGCAGGCCCTCAACCAGGCGTACAACGAGCGAAAAGACCACGCAGAGCTCGGCGAGACCGCCGAAGTCCTGCATGGCCTGGCGGTCCTCGCCGAAGGCGGCCAGCCCAAGGACCCTGCACGGTTCGTCAAACTGACGGCAGACCGCCTGGAACGCGCTCTGTAG
- a CDS encoding thiamine pyrophosphate-dependent enzyme — MARTVAHVIVDALSDLGVRQVFGVVGDALNPLTDAIRTTDDVEWVGCRHEEAAAFAASAQSQLSGTLGVCMGTVGPGSVHLLNGLYDAAKSHTPVLAIAGQVPLAELGSDYFQEVDNDALFSDVAVFRATITSPEQLPQMLETAVRTALGRKGVAVLTVPGDLGEQELSGDRPARFSLNAPLSRPDESAVRRAAETLDDAERITLLVGRGARAARDDVLTLADRLAAPMVLTLKAKEGFEGAANRFQVGQTGLIGNPAAAAALEDADTLLLLGTDFPYRDWYPQGKTVIQVDSEAAHIGRRVPVDIGLVGDTGATVRDLLRHLSAPAPGARGARDRSHLEKARERFDRWHEGQLRLADPAHDKGLIGRIRSSLDNRTQDIRPEALAATVNRLAADDAVFTSDTGMATVWLSRFVEMRHERRLIGSYNLGSMANAMPQALGAQCLNREQQVVAFCGDGGLSMLLGDLMTLKTHQLPVKLIVFNNRRLGMVKLEQEQAGLPEFGTVLDNPDFAAVATAMGITGIRVSDPAELEKAVRRAFDSPGPVLLDVLTNPDEIAVPAKPTVEQGWGFAVAKVKEIVRSHGDTSSH, encoded by the coding sequence GTGGCTCGTACTGTTGCGCACGTCATCGTGGACGCACTGAGCGATCTTGGCGTACGCCAGGTCTTCGGCGTCGTGGGAGATGCGCTCAATCCTCTGACCGACGCCATCCGTACCACCGACGACGTGGAGTGGGTGGGATGCCGGCACGAGGAAGCTGCCGCATTCGCCGCGAGCGCCCAGTCGCAGCTCAGCGGCACTCTCGGTGTCTGCATGGGCACGGTCGGACCTGGTTCCGTCCACCTCCTCAACGGCCTGTACGACGCAGCCAAGAGCCATACCCCGGTCCTGGCGATCGCCGGCCAGGTGCCGCTTGCCGAACTCGGCAGCGACTACTTCCAGGAAGTCGACAACGATGCCCTCTTCAGTGACGTGGCCGTTTTCCGGGCCACCATCACCTCCCCGGAACAACTCCCGCAGATGCTGGAGACCGCGGTTCGCACTGCTCTGGGCCGCAAGGGCGTAGCTGTTCTGACCGTGCCGGGTGACCTCGGGGAACAGGAACTGAGCGGGGACCGTCCGGCCAGGTTCTCCTTGAATGCCCCACTCAGCCGACCGGACGAGTCGGCCGTGCGGCGAGCGGCCGAAACCCTCGACGATGCCGAGCGCATCACGCTGCTTGTGGGAAGGGGCGCCCGGGCCGCACGTGATGATGTGCTGACCCTGGCCGACCGCCTGGCCGCTCCCATGGTCCTCACCTTGAAGGCCAAGGAGGGCTTCGAGGGCGCAGCCAACCGGTTCCAGGTCGGCCAGACCGGTTTGATCGGCAACCCGGCTGCTGCAGCAGCCCTCGAAGACGCCGACACCCTCCTGCTCCTGGGCACCGACTTTCCTTACCGGGATTGGTATCCGCAGGGTAAGACCGTCATCCAAGTGGACAGCGAGGCAGCACACATCGGGCGGCGGGTACCTGTCGACATCGGCCTCGTCGGCGACACGGGCGCTACCGTTCGTGATCTCCTGCGCCACCTCTCCGCACCGGCACCGGGGGCTCGGGGTGCACGGGACCGGTCGCACCTGGAAAAGGCGCGTGAGCGCTTCGACCGGTGGCACGAAGGTCAGCTCCGGCTCGCGGATCCCGCGCACGACAAGGGCCTGATCGGCCGTATTCGCTCCTCACTCGACAACCGCACTCAGGACATTCGTCCGGAGGCGCTGGCGGCCACGGTGAATCGGCTTGCGGCGGATGATGCCGTGTTCACGTCCGACACGGGCATGGCGACCGTATGGCTTTCCCGTTTCGTCGAAATGCGACACGAACGCCGCCTCATCGGCTCCTACAACCTCGGGTCGATGGCCAACGCCATGCCACAAGCGCTAGGCGCCCAATGCCTGAATCGAGAGCAGCAGGTCGTGGCCTTCTGCGGGGACGGTGGTCTGAGCATGCTCTTGGGCGACCTGATGACACTCAAGACCCATCAACTTCCTGTGAAGCTGATCGTCTTCAACAACCGCCGTCTGGGCATGGTGAAACTCGAACAGGAGCAGGCCGGCCTTCCGGAGTTCGGCACAGTACTGGACAACCCGGACTTCGCAGCGGTCGCCACCGCGATGGGGATCACCGGCATCCGGGTGAGTGACCCGGCCGAACTGGAGAAGGCCGTACGTCGCGCTTTCGACAGCCCCGGGCCGGTGCTCCTCGACGTGCTCACCAACCCTGACGAGATCGCTGTGCCCGCCAAGCCGACGGTTGAGCAAGGATGGGGATTCGCGGTCGCCAAAGTGAAGGAGATCGTCCGCAGCCACGGTGACACCAGCAGTCACTGA
- a CDS encoding FMN-binding glutamate synthase family protein — protein sequence MIRTLFVALTLAAGIAAAVAAVGLSPWWWAAAVPLTLLGLVGGVDLLQRQHSVLRNYPVLGHARFLLERIRPELQQYFIERNFDGRPFDRDVRTLVYERAKGTDAEQPYGTERDVYQPGYEFLVPSMAPCPVPETPPRVRVGGPDCKHPYDMALLNVSAMSFGSLSANAVLALNGGAAAGNFAQDTGEGGLSEYHLRPGGDLIWEIGTGYFGCRTGDGDFDPAEFADKAAHDHVKCVSLKLSQGAKPGIGGVLPGTKVNAEIAKVRDVPEGRTVISPPYHRTFSTPRELIRFIARLRELSGGKPTGFKLCVGSRRQFLAVCKAMLAEGTAPDFIVVDGGEGGTGAAPMEFADHVGAPLTEGLLTVHNALVGAGLRDRIKVGASGKIATGTDLVKRLIQGADYGNAARAMMFAVGCIQAQRCHTNTCPTGVTTQDPRRARALDVRDKAPRVQRFQEATVSSALQIMASMGVTDPAELRPHMLRRRIAPHTERSYADLHEWLEPGRLLAEPPQSWAADWKAADPDRFTV from the coding sequence GTGATACGCACTCTCTTCGTCGCTCTCACTCTGGCCGCTGGCATAGCGGCGGCCGTGGCCGCGGTCGGGTTGTCGCCCTGGTGGTGGGCGGCCGCTGTCCCGCTCACGCTGCTGGGGCTGGTGGGTGGGGTCGACTTGCTGCAGCGCCAGCATTCGGTACTGCGCAACTATCCCGTGCTGGGGCATGCCCGGTTTCTTCTGGAGCGCATCCGCCCGGAACTGCAGCAGTACTTCATTGAGCGGAACTTCGATGGGCGCCCCTTCGACCGGGATGTCCGCACCCTCGTCTACGAGCGGGCCAAAGGTACCGACGCAGAGCAGCCGTACGGCACCGAACGGGACGTCTATCAGCCTGGCTACGAATTCCTCGTGCCGTCGATGGCTCCCTGCCCGGTGCCAGAGACGCCGCCGCGGGTGCGGGTCGGGGGGCCCGACTGCAAGCACCCCTACGACATGGCGCTGCTCAACGTGTCGGCGATGAGCTTCGGCTCGCTGTCGGCCAACGCCGTCCTTGCGCTCAACGGTGGGGCGGCTGCGGGGAATTTCGCGCAGGACACCGGTGAGGGCGGCCTGTCGGAGTACCACCTCAGGCCCGGTGGGGACCTGATCTGGGAGATAGGCACCGGGTACTTCGGATGCCGCACTGGCGACGGTGACTTCGATCCTGCCGAGTTCGCCGACAAGGCCGCGCACGATCACGTCAAGTGCGTCTCCCTGAAACTCTCTCAGGGTGCCAAGCCAGGCATTGGCGGCGTCCTGCCAGGTACGAAGGTCAACGCCGAGATCGCGAAGGTACGGGACGTGCCCGAGGGTCGGACGGTCATCTCGCCGCCGTACCACAGAACGTTCTCCACCCCCAGGGAACTGATCCGGTTCATCGCCAGGTTGCGGGAGCTGTCCGGCGGCAAGCCGACAGGATTCAAACTGTGCGTAGGATCCCGCCGGCAGTTCCTCGCCGTGTGCAAGGCGATGCTGGCGGAAGGCACGGCGCCCGACTTCATCGTCGTAGACGGAGGAGAGGGGGGCACCGGTGCCGCCCCCATGGAGTTCGCCGACCACGTGGGGGCACCGCTCACCGAGGGCCTGCTCACGGTGCACAACGCGCTTGTCGGTGCGGGCTTGCGCGACAGGATCAAAGTCGGGGCGAGTGGCAAGATCGCGACCGGTACTGATCTGGTCAAACGCTTGATACAGGGCGCTGACTACGGCAACGCGGCGCGGGCGATGATGTTCGCCGTCGGCTGCATCCAGGCTCAGCGGTGCCACACGAATACCTGCCCCACCGGTGTGACGACGCAGGATCCACGACGTGCCCGCGCTCTCGACGTCCGCGACAAGGCACCGCGTGTTCAGCGCTTCCAGGAAGCGACCGTATCCAGTGCGCTGCAGATCATGGCGTCCATGGGCGTCACCGATCCTGCCGAGTTGCGTCCGCACATGCTCCGCCGGCGAATAGCCCCCCACACCGAGCGCTCCTACGCAGATTTGCACGAGTGGCTCGAGCCGGGACGGCTTCTCGCCGAGCCTCCGCAGTCCTGGGCGGCCGACTGGAAGGCCGCTGACCCCGACCGTTTCACTGTTTGA
- a CDS encoding GNAT family N-acetyltransferase: MRHVLSSAVEATLQEITKRTTTPGVWLKAFVPPETLEPWLAPGWQLAGGSGYLMSASLLVDPTQVPGPLPAGYQLTTWTRAGVTRALVRTADGAFASRGQIAVTGPTAVVDQVETDPAHQRRGLGRVVMRGLADAAAEQGATAGVLGATPDGRALYETMGWRVLAPLTSVLRVPGPTGA, translated from the coding sequence ATGCGCCACGTCCTGTCCTCCGCGGTCGAGGCGACCCTCCAAGAGATCACCAAGCGCACCACCACGCCCGGTGTCTGGTTGAAGGCCTTCGTCCCACCCGAAACACTCGAACCCTGGCTGGCCCCGGGCTGGCAACTCGCCGGCGGATCCGGCTACCTGATGTCCGCGTCCCTACTCGTCGACCCCACCCAGGTCCCGGGCCCCCTCCCTGCCGGCTATCAGCTGACGACCTGGACACGTGCTGGCGTTACCCGCGCCCTGGTGCGGACGGCCGACGGCGCTTTCGCCTCGCGTGGACAGATCGCTGTCACCGGCCCCACCGCCGTCGTCGACCAGGTGGAGACAGACCCGGCCCACCAGCGCCGCGGCCTGGGGCGTGTGGTGATGCGCGGGCTCGCCGACGCTGCCGCAGAGCAGGGGGCTACAGCAGGCGTGCTGGGCGCGACGCCAGATGGGCGGGCCCTGTACGAAACGATGGGATGGCGCGTACTGGCCCCACTCACCAGCGTCCTGCGCGTCCCAGGGCCAACAGGCGCATGA
- a CDS encoding DUF6199 family natural product biosynthesis protein: MEHSAIVRVASDGGNSSPAFIVFMSLFLITGLVQVIRPQLLWRMNSRMQRGWVKNPEGTEPTGKGYAMQRVTGVVFLAFATWMLVHNI; this comes from the coding sequence ATGGAACACAGTGCGATAGTGCGTGTGGCCTCCGACGGCGGCAATTCCAGCCCCGCCTTCATCGTGTTCATGTCCCTGTTCCTGATCACGGGCCTCGTGCAGGTCATCCGTCCTCAGCTGTTGTGGCGGATGAATAGTCGAATGCAGCGGGGCTGGGTCAAGAATCCTGAGGGGACCGAACCCACGGGGAAGGGGTACGCCATGCAGCGGGTGACAGGGGTGGTCTTCCTGGCGTTCGCCACCTGGATGCTGGTGCACAACATTTGA